The following DNA comes from Neurospora crassa OR74A mitochondrion, complete genome.
AATCAAAATATTAAATTTATAGGTATGAGAAATTTGGCTCAAACGTATCAAGAAAAAAATTCAGAGTTTGAGTGTGGATTCCATTCTTTTCATCAAACTAGATTCCCTTTCGATTCACCTATAGCTGCACAGGCGATATGTTTTGTAATTCTGGACCTTGAAATATTTACCATGTTCCCTTATGTAGGAAGTTTAGGTATAAATACTTTCTATAGTCTAGTGGTTATTCTAGGTTTTATGTTTGTTGTATCAGCAGGATTTGTATTTGAATTGGGAAAAGGTGCTTTAAAAATAGATTCAAAACAAAATATGGGTGGTGATTCCACTCATCTAGAGTTGAAAAATTTAAAAGATATATCTTCTTTAAATTTATGTCCTCCATCAGCGTTCAAAAATTAAATCTCGCTACCCCCTCCCCCCCCCCCGCAAACGCCCCCCCTGCAGTACTGCAGGGCGGGGGAAAGATTGAGGAGGTGGTTAGCCTCGTGTGAAAAATTTTTATAGATTAATAAGTAGTGTTAGTCAGCCATCAAGTTTTTACTACTATATGCAAATACATACCACAGGTCTTCCCCCTAAACCCCCCGCAAGCCTGCGGGGTTTAGTGTGGGAAATGATAATTTTTTTTATAATTTTTATTATCATTAGGTTTTGCAAAAAAATTAGCCACGCCACCGAAGGAGGGTAGGGGTACGCGAAGTCCCCCTTCGCTACCCCCTTCCCCCCCCCCCCCCTGCAGTACTGCAGGGCGGGGGGACGGGTGGCATTATTTTTTTTTTAGCTTTGCTAAAAAAAAATAAAGCGAAGCTCGCCTCGAGAGCTAATGACTACCAATTGGGCAGAGACCTATACTGTACACATCTATAGTCCTAATGATATACGTACTATACCTACCTTTAATCCGGCCCACACACACGAAGTGTGTGTGGGGAATGGAAGGGGGATTATGTTTACCCGTATTTATCATAGCAGTCAGGACATTCCACGGGAGTTCGTTAGTTATTCTTTCACTACGGGGATTTGATCTAATG
Coding sequences within:
- a CDS encoding NADH dehydrogenase subunit 3; the encoded protein is MRSMTLFILFVSIIALLFLLINLVFAPHIPYQEKNSEFECGFHSFHQTRFPFDSPIAAQAICFVILDLEIFTMFPYVGSLGINTFYSLVVILGFMFVVSAGFVFELGKGALKIDSKQNMGGDSTHLELKNLKDISSLNLCPPSAFKN